A part of Perognathus longimembris pacificus isolate PPM17 chromosome 16, ASM2315922v1, whole genome shotgun sequence genomic DNA contains:
- the Sod3 gene encoding extracellular superoxide dismutase [Cu-Zn]: MLALLCCSLLLAARPSATWNVPSPGELSSELAAQIRDMHAKVMEIWREFTQQPPRREAEGGRDATLYAACQVRPSATLDAAQPRVTGLVLFRQLAPGARLDAFFDLEGFPAEPNGSSRAIHVHQFGDLSQGCESTGPHYNPLAVEHPNHPGDFGNFAVRDGRLRKQRTGLAASLAGPHSIVGRAVVVHAGEDDLGRGGNQASRENGNAGRRLACCVVGTSGPAPWARQAQEHRKRRRESGCRGP, encoded by the coding sequence ATGCTGGCCCTGCTCTGCTGCAGCTTGCTTCTGGCGGCCCGGCCCTCGGCCACCTGGAACGTCCCCAGCCCCGGGGAACTCAGCTCGGAGCTGGCAGCGCAGATCCGTGACATGCACGCGAAGGTGATGGAGATCTGGCGGGAGTTCACGCAGCAGCCGCCGCGGCGGGAGGCCGAGGGCGGGCGGGACGCCACGCTCTACGCCGCGTGCCAGGTGCGGCCGTCCGCCACGCTGGACGCCGCGCAGCCGCGGGTCACCGGCCTGGTCCTCTTCCGGCAGCTGGCCCCCGGCGCCAGGCTGGATGCCTTCTTCGATCTGGAGGGCTTCCCGGCCGAGCCGAACGGCTCCAGCCGTGCCATCCACGTGCACCAGTTCGGGGACCTGAGCCAGGGCTGCGAGTCCACGGGTCCCCATTACAACCCGCTGGCCGTGGAGCACCCCAACCACCCCGGCGACTTCGGCAACTTCGCCGTGCGCGACGGCCGCCTGCGCAAGCAGCGCACGGGCCTGGCCGCCTCCCTCGCCGGGCCGCACTCCATCGTGGGCCGCGCGGTCGTGGTCCACGCCGGCGAGGATGACCTGGGGCGCGGCGGCAACCAGGCCAGCCGGGAGAACGGCAACGCGGGCCGCCGCCTCGCCTGCTGCGTGGTGGGCACCAGCGGGCCCGCGCCCTGGGCGCGCCAGGCACAGGAGCACCGGAAGCGGAGGCGGGAGAGCGGCTGCAGGGGGCCCTGA